In Aspergillus nidulans FGSC A4 chromosome II, a single window of DNA contains:
- a CDS encoding protein phosphatase regulator SHP1 (transcript_id=CADANIAT00004279) → MNPAEHDEAVSQFCAMTRARPDEAQEYLATNGWDLEAAVTEFFAEQDETAGSSEPTGQPSAKSSSSTPRESSSSRKQPPKKFATLGDLASGAADSSDDDDDENQDFFAGGEKSGLAVQNPDDLKKKIIEKARRTQLPASDDSEPRRNYFTGPARTLGGEDTPSRVIDTPSGPAQPQIPRRVRRTLHFWADGFSVDDGELYRSDDPQNAEILNSIRQGRAPLSIMNAQHGQDVDVEIKQHDEKYVRPKPKYQPFAGKGQRLGSPTPGIRAPAPSEPAPAPQSSSGPPKPNVDESQPVVTLQIRLGDGTRLTSRFNTTHTIGDVYDFVSAASPQSQARPWVLLTTFPSKELTDKAAVLGDLPEFKRGGVVVQKWQ, encoded by the exons ATGAACCCCGCCGAACACGATGAGGCCGTCTCGCAGTTCTGCGCCATGACCAGGGCGCGTCCAGATGAG GCACAAGAGTATCTAGCAACCAACGGCTGGGACCTTGAGGCCGCAGTCACCGAATTCTTTGCGGAGCAGGACGAGACCGCGGGGTCGAGCGAGCCAACAGGCCAGCCATCCGCAAAATCCTCATCTTCTACACCTAGAGAATCTTCCTCGTCTCGTAAACAACCTCCAAAGAAGTTCGCAACGCTGGGCGACCTTGCATCTGGAGCGGCCGATAGCtccgatgatgacgacgatgagaACCAGGATTTCTTTGCCGGGGGCGAAAAGTCTGGGCTAGCCGTGCAGAACCCAGACGacctcaagaagaaaatcatcGAGAAAGCCAGAAG AACTCAGCTCCCGGCATCCGATGACAGCGAACCAAGACGAAACTACTTCACTGGCCCCGCCCGCACATTAGGTGGTGAGGACACACCAAGCAGAGTGATTGATACTCCGAGTGGgcctgctcagcctcagatTCCTCGACGTGTGCGGCGGACGCTCCATTTCTGGGCGGATGGTTTTTccgttgacgatggtgaACTATATCGCTCCGACGATCCTCAGAATGCCGAGATTCTGAATAGCATTCGACAGGGCCGCGCTCCGCTGTCGATTATGAACGCGCAGCATGGCCAGGATGTGGATGTTGAGATCAAACAACATGACGAAAAATATGTCAGGCCGAAGCCTAAGTACCAGCCTTTTGCGGGCAAGGGACAGCGACTGGGTAGCCCGACGCCCGGGATTCGAGCACCTGCACCCTCCGAACCAGCCCCAGCGCCTCAATCCAGCTCTGGACCTCCCAAGCCAAATGTGGATGAATCCCAGCCTGTTGTCACTTTGCAAATTCGACTCGGCGACGGAACACGTCTTACCTCCCGGTTCAATACTACTCATACAATTGGCGATGTTTATGATTTTGTGTCCGCTGCTAGTCCCCAGAGCCAGGCTCGCCCGTGGGTGCTTTTGACAACATTCCCTAGCAAAGAACTCACTGATAAGGCAGCCGTGCTGGGTGACCTGCCCGAGTTCAAGCGTGGAGGAGTGGTTGTACAGAAATGGCAATAA